ACAGGCCCGTCGTCAATTGTTCCTTACTTAATGTCAGTTCTTCTAGTACGAATCTTCATGTTAGTTAATCGAATCGTACATTAATTGATgttaactgtttaaaaaatttatcagtaaatgctgaaattaacataaactaatattaataaatgctgtagacgTATTGTTCCCTGTTAGTTTTTGTTAACTAATGCATTAagtaacaaatacaaccttatggTAAAGTGTCACCAAACTCTTTTTTAAACTGATAAAGTTGTactgtaataaaaatattacaacCTTTTAGAGGTTGTAcaatttaaactttaaaaaataaaagactGCAGGACAAAACACTATGAAGTATTTtcaataaattacatttatcAGTGCATGAAGCTTTATAATGTAAGGATTAAAATAAGAGATAAAGAGGTTTcaattttaaagtgttttattatCAAATAGCTTAGTTAGAAAAGCAGGTTTCCCTGAGCAATGAAATTCTTTCTTTGCTGACCACAATGAATACCTAGGTTATACACAAATGCATAAAGTAAGTACAtagaaacataataataatataaaaactatGCTGCATAAAATCTGTATAAGCAAATGCGCAGTATTAACTTATgtgcaataaaaaataatgcagtaACATGCAATTTAAGTGCAAATACAATATGGCAGCAATAATATTAACAGATGTACAAAACTGAGATGAGGCTACATGAGTAGCAAATATACAGTGGTGGAAATAGCAGCAATAACATTACAATGTTCAAATGAGATAAAACAACCGGACCGACTATTCTCTGAGATAAATGGTCCACTAGCTGTTTAAGAGTCTTATAGCTGAGGGGAAGAAGGAGTTTGTCTGGAAGTCCTAGAATTTACACTCCTGTATCACCGTCCTGAGGGTAGGAGTGTGAACAGTCCATGTTTGGTACAGTCTTAGTTTCactttaagttttaaaataaacagtaATCACATGGTTTATGGGAATCACCTGATATCACTTGAGGTGCTATGAGTCAGATCAGCATTAACTGCCTTTAGTGTACAAAAAAAAGGTTGTTTTGCAGGCACTTTCCCCTCTTcttgatgtttatttaaagcTTATATTGAAAGGAATTAAGTCAATATACAGTATTTCATATCTGAAGTCTTTATtggaaaagttttgatgtgttaatcctctattttttgttttttcacaAACTGTACTGATGAGTCAACTTCTGGTAATAATGGATACAAACTCCCATGTGTTGCTCTCAAGGTACTAAATAGGTAGGCTACTCCCAATACAGGTCCTTGGgtacccccttccagaaagttttagatgtcccctttaaaacacctgatttaactcatcagcaaTAAACCCTTATTGATAATCTcaaaggaaaaaaaattatgatcagTTTAGGACAACTGTAATTTTTTATAGACATTGCCCACATCTTACATTTTTCTGAATTGCTGGAACACATTTTTCAAAACCAGCCCTcgttttctcaaaaccttaaacacaaatccaaATTTTCAAGCTAAATTCACAAAACCCCTGACTCTTACAGCAAAGTTGAACAATCCTTTTCAAACCATACACAATAATATAAACACTACAGAtcatccattagacactaccttaaaaaatggaaaacacaacatccaggacatctgcttacagaaaaatacatgtttattgtatataactacacacttgacaaatactgtaaaaaaaatccctattactgtaatcacaagtttagtttattaaatagAGTGAATACTTTACAGTAAGCATTGCGAGTAATAGTCAGTTTTTATGTGTGTGCaccacttgtattttgtaaaaaatcagCAATCCAAATGCAAAATGTTGCCTATTGCATTGTCTCTGGTGTCCtgctcttcctcatactcttcttCTGCCTCTCAGACCGTTTCCAATCCAtacaatttgtaaaaaataccattcGAAAAAAGTGTGAACAGTTTTGAGTTGTGTTTACTTGATGATAACTGTGTTGTAGTAGCATTTTGCAAATcaagtgtgaaatgtgttttttggtTAGAcgtttgtgtttagagtttcgCAAACAGTGTCTTACCTACCTAAACGTGCTGAAGAAGAGTGAATGATGGGGGGGTTCTAATACATGTAGCTATTTTTAAATACTTGGGTTAAGCTCTTTCCATCCCACCATAAACTACTCCTCTATATAAAGCAGAGCAGAAATGCTTTCGCTTACAACATCACTATTGTCGAGCAGAAAGACTTTTGACTTGTTCTAGGCTGTTGAAACAGATCAACATTAAGTGTATCCACAATGGATGAGGAAATTTGTCTGGAAGCACTCTCTGCGCTTCTTGGCATTACTATCAAGCCGGGATCCAAAGAAATGTCAGATGATAATGAGCTCACTGTAGAGAATTTGTTGGCTACAGCCTTTTTTGGAAAACTAATGACGGGTCTAGCATCAATGTTTTTACCGCAGTCTGTGGTGGAACTTTTCGATGGAGGTCTAAGCAAGGAGTTGGTTGTGGACATGGATGAGTTCTTTGACCCAAAGTATGATTATGATTTCACATACTGTAATGACAAGTCAATTTGCGAGCGTGGCGATGAGCCATACAAACGGCCATGTGGATGGTACCGTTTTGCTCTCAAAGTCCTGGATAAGTATCCTGATGGAAATACCTGGCTGGGCACGGATGGATGGAGGAGTCACTCAGTGGTTGGTGAATGGCCCGTCTCCTATCATGGAACCACCATTGAAGGTGCTAAAGGGGTTGTGAGATCTTATTTCAGAGCAGGTCCCAGAGACCTATATGGACGAGGAGTCTATTCAACATATGACATCGATCAGGCTTCTGGTTACAGCAGGGAATTTACATCCAAAACCAATGGAAAGAAATACAGAGTCATCATGCAGAACAGGATCAATCCAAAAATGAGGAAAGTGTGTAAAAGACAGGACTACTGGCTGATTGAGATTCCCGAAGGCACCTCAGATGTTAAAGAGAAGGAGATTGTGGAGAAATCTCTCCGCCCGTATGGGATTCTGCTGAAGCAGGTGTAAGAAATGAAATAGACGCGGATCATAAGTAGCTGTGTGAATGCTGTTAAATACagttattattttttgctattcTGCATTTAGTGGTTCATTTgttgttaatgttttatttgattctttttcttgaattttatTTTCCTAAACCGATTGATTACTTTGTCAGTACTAATGTAAAGGAGCTTTGCCACTGTTATCTTATTCTTAAAAGAGGTACAATGAAGAAAGATATATGCAAGTTATGGTGATGCAGACTAAAAATAAATTGGTTTCGAAAGCTCTTTTATATTACACAGAAGTTTAGATTTGTATATGTCATGATCATTCTTATTAATGTGAAAAACAAACATGTGAAATATTATATTTGACTTTCTTACTTGAAAAACATACTTAACCCTTTAACTGGCGCA
This Paramisgurnus dabryanus chromosome 7, PD_genome_1.1, whole genome shotgun sequence DNA region includes the following protein-coding sequences:
- the LOC141282397 gene encoding uncharacterized protein, encoding MDEEICLEALSALLGITIKPGSKEMSDDNELTVENLLATAFFGKLMTGLASMFLPQSVVELFDGGLSKELVVDMDEFFDPKYDYDFTYCNDKSICERGDEPYKRPCGWYRFALKVLDKYPDGNTWLGTDGWRSHSVVGEWPVSYHGTTIEGAKGVVRSYFRAGPRDLYGRGVYSTYDIDQASGYSREFTSKTNGKKYRVIMQNRINPKMRKVCKRQDYWLIEIPEGTSDVKEKEIVEKSLRPYGILLKQV